Proteins encoded within one genomic window of Streptomyces rubradiris:
- a CDS encoding glycoside hydrolase family 15 protein, protein MAGRIEDYALIGDMQTAALVCRDGTVDWLCLPRFDSHAIFAGLLGTEEHGFWRLGPAHAADAKPPTAARRGYRGDSLILETEWDTPRGTVRVTDFMPPRDGAPQLIRIVEGVTGRVPMRSALRMRFSYGRVVPWVHRHEGRTVAVAGPDSVWFDTEAETYGKALTTYADFTVAPGDRIAFTISWQPSHKEPPPLPEPETSLEATEDFWREWVEHCTYHGPYREAVIRSLITLKALTYAPTGGIVAAPTTSLPEDIGGVRNWDYRYTWLRDAAITLSSLLRTGYREEARAWREWLLRAVAGDPENLQIMYGIAGERELGEAELDWLPGYENSAPVRVGNGAAHQLQLDVYGEVTEALHLGHMTGLARNDYASLLQLKLIRYLEDHWQEPDEGIWEVRGPRRHFVHSKVMAWVAVDRTIKLIESGDADGPLERWRELRDDIHRDVCEKGYDKERNTFTQSYGSKELDASLLLIPQMGFLPPDDKRVIGTIEAIQRELSTPDGFILRYPTEGEDAGVDGLPGDEGAFLACSFWMADDLAMIGRVDEARKLFEKLLALRNDLGLLAEEWDPRLKRQVGNFPQAFSHVPLIDTALRLTASGAYGG, encoded by the coding sequence GTGGCCGGGCGCATCGAAGACTACGCACTCATCGGAGACATGCAGACCGCCGCACTGGTCTGCCGGGACGGCACGGTGGACTGGCTGTGCCTGCCCCGCTTCGACTCGCATGCCATCTTCGCCGGCCTGCTGGGCACCGAGGAGCACGGCTTCTGGCGGCTCGGCCCGGCGCACGCGGCGGACGCCAAGCCGCCCACGGCCGCCCGGCGCGGCTACCGCGGCGACTCGCTGATCCTGGAGACCGAGTGGGACACCCCGCGCGGCACCGTACGCGTGACCGATTTCATGCCCCCGCGTGACGGTGCCCCCCAGCTGATCCGGATCGTGGAGGGCGTCACCGGCCGGGTGCCGATGCGCTCCGCGCTGCGGATGCGGTTCTCCTACGGCCGGGTGGTGCCGTGGGTGCACAGGCACGAGGGCCGCACGGTGGCCGTCGCCGGACCCGACTCGGTGTGGTTCGACACGGAGGCCGAGACCTACGGCAAGGCGCTGACGACCTACGCCGACTTCACCGTGGCCCCGGGCGACCGCATCGCCTTCACCATCTCCTGGCAGCCCTCGCACAAGGAGCCGCCGCCGCTGCCGGAGCCGGAGACCTCGCTGGAGGCCACGGAGGACTTCTGGCGCGAGTGGGTCGAGCACTGTACGTACCACGGGCCCTACCGCGAGGCGGTGATCCGTTCGCTGATCACCCTCAAGGCGCTGACGTACGCCCCCACCGGCGGCATCGTCGCCGCCCCGACGACCTCCCTGCCCGAGGACATCGGGGGCGTGCGCAACTGGGACTACCGCTACACCTGGCTGCGGGACGCGGCGATCACCCTGTCCTCACTGCTGCGCACCGGCTACCGCGAGGAGGCCCGCGCCTGGCGCGAGTGGCTGCTGCGGGCGGTCGCCGGCGACCCGGAGAACCTCCAGATCATGTACGGCATCGCCGGCGAGCGGGAGCTGGGCGAGGCCGAGCTGGACTGGCTGCCGGGCTACGAGAATTCCGCCCCGGTCCGGGTCGGCAACGGCGCCGCGCACCAGCTCCAGCTGGACGTGTACGGCGAGGTCACCGAGGCCCTGCACCTGGGCCACATGACCGGTCTGGCCCGCAACGACTACGCCTCCCTGCTCCAGCTGAAGCTGATCCGCTACCTGGAGGACCACTGGCAGGAGCCGGACGAGGGCATCTGGGAGGTGCGCGGCCCGCGCCGGCACTTCGTGCACTCCAAGGTGATGGCCTGGGTCGCGGTGGACCGCACCATCAAGCTGATCGAGTCCGGGGACGCGGACGGCCCGCTGGAGCGCTGGCGCGAGCTGCGCGACGACATCCACCGGGACGTGTGCGAGAAGGGCTACGACAAGGAGCGCAACACCTTCACCCAGTCCTACGGCTCGAAGGAGCTGGACGCCTCGCTGCTGCTCATCCCGCAGATGGGCTTCCTGCCGCCGGACGACAAGCGGGTGATCGGCACCATCGAGGCGATCCAGCGCGAGCTGTCCACCCCGGACGGGTTCATCCTGCGCTACCCCACCGAGGGCGAGGACGCGGGCGTCGACGGCCTGCCCGGCGACGAGGGCGCCTTCCTGGCCTGCTCGTTCTGGATGGCGGACGACCTGGCGATGATCGGCCGGGTGGACGAGGCCCGCAAGCTGTTCGAGAAGCTCCTCGCGCTGCGCAACGACCTCGGGCTGCTCGCCGAGGAGTGGGACCCGCGGCTGAAGCGGCAGGTGGGGAACTTCCCGCAGGCGTTCAGCCACGTGCCGCTGATCGACACGGCACTGCGGCTGACCGCGTCCGGCGCGTACGGGGGGTGA
- a CDS encoding flavin monoamine oxidase family protein, which yields MSRTRLMHVLRTLTADHAAARRLGLPVAEARAVRRRTFLKGAAGTAAVTAAATAAVTGPAPAAAASAPRVAVVGAGIAGLTAALTLRDAGYACTLYEAHPSRVGGRMYTQRDHWAWGQTSEIGGELIDTGHKKMLELCRRFSLPVEDFAGGGPRGAEEVLWFDGAYYPRDRADEDFKAVYQALRADLQAAGEVTWDRTTPAGTALDNLSLYEWVETRVPGGHASPLGRFFDVAYAVEYGADTTEQSSLALVLLMGYQPNPGHFNVWGLSDERYHIVGGNDRLPRAIAGALPDGTIRHGWSLQAVRAGADGTQTLTFTEAGSTRTVTADHTILCVPLPVLQRLDLSGAGFDPRMTSLLRDARMGHCTKLNMQFTGRPWRGTGPWPGVSAGDCFTDLGVQQTWDTTKVQPGTGGILIQYGGGSRARSLTPTGPFSYESDPYVKDLATRYLKDIDAFFPGTSAAWTGRAQLSAWHLNPYSLGAYSYWPVGYLHRYAGYEGTAQGRIHLAGEHCSYDFQGFMEGGAREGERAAREVIAALG from the coding sequence GTGTCCCGAACACGGCTCATGCACGTCCTTCGCACCCTCACCGCCGACCACGCCGCCGCCCGGCGGCTCGGTCTGCCCGTCGCCGAGGCACGGGCCGTGCGCCGGCGCACCTTCCTCAAGGGCGCCGCCGGCACGGCCGCGGTGACGGCTGCCGCGACGGCCGCCGTGACCGGCCCGGCACCGGCCGCCGCCGCGTCCGCGCCCCGCGTCGCCGTCGTCGGCGCGGGGATCGCCGGACTGACCGCGGCCCTCACCCTGCGCGACGCGGGATACGCCTGCACCCTCTACGAGGCCCACCCCTCCCGCGTCGGCGGCCGGATGTACACCCAGCGCGACCACTGGGCCTGGGGACAGACCTCGGAGATCGGCGGCGAGCTGATCGACACCGGGCACAAAAAGATGCTGGAACTGTGCCGCCGCTTCTCCCTGCCGGTCGAGGACTTCGCCGGCGGCGGTCCCCGGGGCGCGGAAGAGGTCCTCTGGTTCGACGGCGCCTACTACCCGCGCGACCGGGCCGACGAGGACTTCAAGGCCGTCTACCAGGCCTTGCGCGCGGACCTCCAGGCCGCCGGCGAGGTCACCTGGGACCGGACCACCCCGGCCGGCACCGCCCTGGACAACCTGTCCCTGTACGAGTGGGTCGAGACGCGGGTGCCGGGCGGCCACGCCTCCCCGCTCGGCCGCTTCTTCGACGTCGCCTACGCCGTCGAGTACGGCGCCGACACCACCGAGCAGTCCTCGCTCGCCCTCGTCCTGCTCATGGGCTACCAGCCCAACCCGGGCCACTTCAACGTCTGGGGCCTGTCCGACGAGCGGTACCACATCGTCGGCGGCAACGACCGGCTCCCGCGGGCCATAGCCGGCGCCCTGCCCGACGGAACCATCCGGCACGGCTGGTCCCTCCAGGCGGTGCGGGCCGGCGCCGACGGCACCCAGACCCTCACCTTCACCGAGGCGGGCAGCACCCGCACGGTCACCGCCGACCACACCATCCTGTGCGTGCCCCTGCCGGTCCTCCAACGGCTGGACCTGAGCGGAGCCGGCTTCGACCCCCGCATGACCAGCCTGCTGCGCGACGCCCGCATGGGCCACTGCACCAAGCTCAACATGCAGTTCACCGGCCGCCCCTGGCGCGGCACTGGCCCCTGGCCCGGAGTGTCCGCGGGCGACTGCTTCACCGACCTCGGCGTGCAGCAGACCTGGGACACCACCAAGGTCCAGCCCGGCACCGGCGGCATCCTCATCCAGTACGGCGGCGGCAGCCGCGCCAGGTCGCTGACGCCGACGGGCCCCTTCTCGTACGAGAGCGACCCCTACGTCAAGGACCTCGCCACCCGCTACCTGAAGGACATCGACGCCTTCTTCCCCGGCACGTCGGCCGCCTGGACCGGACGCGCCCAGCTGTCGGCCTGGCACCTCAACCCGTACTCCCTGGGCGCCTATTCGTACTGGCCGGTGGGGTACCTGCACCGGTACGCGGGCTACGAGGGCACGGCCCAGGGCCGCATCCACCTCGCCGGCGAGCACTGCTCCTACGACTTCCAGGGGTTCATGGAAGGCGGCGCGCGGGAGGGCGAGCGGGCGGCGCGGGAGGTGATCGCCGCCCTGGGCTGA
- a CDS encoding PucR family transcriptional regulator, with translation MDSRTDHRLDTQGAGITVQRALELPGLRSGLPEILAGADRLGRTVRWVHAGEVPNIASLLKGGELLLTTGYGLGTRPAEQRAFVRTLAERGIAALVVELGPRFGRLPAALVDTARAAGLPLVQLHREVPFVTVTEEIHTEIVNGHYALLQRAEEVHRRCTEALLGGGGVPQVLCILADFSGNPVFLETADGRLLYAAGAGPEGADPLQVWEGLRGPHKEAPPPAGTVLVDVPGGGPGTAGSVRARLVLLPVRATPAPVHRIAAERAAGILAVVLMQARQEEELAARGRGDFLTDLAEGRIAAEDAPAQARVLGFKPGDSPLLPVVMRIGDTLSPGGGWAVLARAVSEELAAVGVPVLLGVRPVEGRVLVLVGLRSEAERTAVADRVAAALRAGVERAGMRRPGSPPPVVVVGVAGGWAAASAGLRHAAETATAAQGLTDRPWYDARRLDIDLLLWRLRDHPDLAAFVDRAIGPLREHDGRSRPPLLPTLETYLAHAGRKAETARELHLNRQTLYNRLARIGELLGTDLDDPQTVLALSLALRARRHVP, from the coding sequence ATGGACAGCCGTACGGACCACCGACTCGACACCCAGGGCGCCGGCATCACCGTGCAGCGGGCACTGGAGCTGCCCGGACTGCGCAGCGGACTGCCGGAGATCCTGGCGGGCGCCGACCGGCTCGGCCGCACCGTGCGCTGGGTGCACGCGGGCGAGGTCCCGAACATCGCCTCGCTGCTCAAGGGCGGCGAACTGCTGCTCACCACGGGCTACGGCCTGGGCACCCGGCCGGCCGAGCAGCGGGCGTTCGTGCGGACCCTGGCCGAGCGGGGCATCGCCGCGCTGGTGGTGGAGCTGGGCCCGCGCTTCGGCCGGCTGCCGGCGGCGCTGGTGGACACGGCGCGGGCGGCCGGTCTGCCGCTGGTCCAGCTGCACCGCGAGGTGCCGTTCGTGACGGTGACCGAGGAGATCCACACCGAGATCGTCAACGGCCACTACGCGCTGCTCCAGCGCGCCGAGGAGGTGCACCGGCGCTGCACCGAGGCGTTGCTGGGCGGCGGCGGGGTGCCGCAGGTGCTGTGCATCCTGGCCGACTTCAGCGGCAACCCGGTGTTCCTGGAGACGGCGGACGGCCGGCTGCTGTACGCCGCCGGGGCCGGGCCGGAGGGCGCCGATCCGCTCCAGGTGTGGGAGGGGCTGCGCGGCCCGCACAAGGAGGCCCCGCCGCCGGCCGGCACGGTGCTGGTGGACGTGCCCGGCGGCGGCCCCGGCACGGCGGGCTCGGTACGCGCCCGGCTGGTCCTGCTGCCGGTCCGCGCGACGCCGGCCCCGGTGCACCGGATCGCCGCCGAGCGGGCCGCGGGCATCCTGGCCGTGGTGCTGATGCAGGCCCGGCAGGAGGAGGAGCTGGCGGCGCGCGGGCGCGGGGACTTCCTCACCGATCTCGCCGAGGGCCGGATCGCGGCGGAGGACGCCCCGGCGCAGGCCCGGGTGCTCGGCTTCAAGCCGGGCGACAGCCCGCTGCTGCCGGTGGTGATGCGGATCGGGGACACGCTCTCGCCCGGTGGCGGCTGGGCGGTGCTCGCCCGGGCGGTCTCCGAGGAGCTGGCCGCGGTGGGGGTGCCGGTGCTGCTGGGCGTACGGCCGGTGGAGGGCCGGGTCCTGGTGCTGGTCGGGCTGCGCTCGGAGGCGGAACGGACGGCGGTCGCGGACCGGGTCGCGGCGGCGCTGCGGGCCGGGGTGGAGCGGGCCGGGATGCGGCGGCCGGGCTCGCCGCCGCCGGTGGTGGTGGTCGGGGTGGCCGGCGGCTGGGCGGCGGCCTCGGCGGGGCTGCGGCACGCGGCGGAGACGGCGACGGCCGCCCAGGGCCTGACCGACCGGCCCTGGTACGACGCCCGGCGCCTAGACATCGACCTGCTGCTGTGGCGGCTGCGCGACCACCCGGACCTCGCGGCCTTCGTGGACCGGGCGATCGGTCCGCTGCGCGAGCACGACGGGCGCTCCCGGCCGCCGCTGCTGCCGACGCTGGAGACCTACCTCGCGCACGCGGGCCGCAAGGCGGAGACGGCCCGCGAGCTGCACCTCAACCGTCAGACGCTGTACAACCGCCTGGCCCGCATCGGCGAGTTGCTGGGCACCGACCTGGACGACCCGCAGACGGTCCTGGCCCTGAGCCTGGCCCTGCGGGCCCGCCGGCACGTTCCCTAG
- a CDS encoding NUDIX domain-containing protein produces MTIKDTRAEWEIRSTETPFTGNKTSVRTDEVVMPDGSVVSRDYQVHPGSVAVLALDEEDRVLLINQYRHPVRHKLWEIPAGLLDVPGENPLHAAQRELYEEAHVKAEDWRVLTDVYTTPGGCDEAVRIFLARELSDADGERFAAEHEETDMEHARVPVDELVRRILAGDVHNNCLVVGVLSLVAARGGDGLDALRPADAPWPARPFES; encoded by the coding sequence ATGACGATCAAGGACACCCGTGCGGAGTGGGAGATCCGGTCCACGGAGACCCCCTTCACGGGCAACAAGACCTCCGTGCGCACCGACGAGGTGGTCATGCCCGACGGCTCGGTGGTCAGCCGGGACTACCAGGTCCACCCCGGCTCGGTCGCCGTCCTCGCGCTGGACGAGGAGGACCGGGTCCTGCTGATCAACCAGTACCGCCACCCCGTGCGGCACAAGCTGTGGGAGATCCCGGCCGGCCTGCTGGACGTGCCCGGCGAGAACCCGCTGCACGCCGCCCAGCGAGAGCTGTACGAGGAGGCGCACGTCAAGGCCGAGGACTGGCGGGTGCTGACCGACGTGTACACCACCCCCGGCGGCTGCGACGAGGCCGTGCGGATCTTCCTCGCCCGCGAGCTGTCCGATGCCGACGGGGAGCGCTTCGCGGCGGAGCACGAGGAGACCGACATGGAGCACGCGCGCGTGCCGGTCGACGAACTCGTGCGCCGAATCCTGGCCGGGGACGTGCACAACAACTGTCTCGTGGTCGGCGTGCTGTCCCTGGTCGCCGCCCGCGGCGGGGACGGGCTGGACGCCCTGCGCCCGGCCGACGCGCCCTGGCCCGCGCGCCCCTTCGAGAGCTGA
- a CDS encoding FAD-binding oxidoreductase produces the protein MAFRSTAHSALAALRSDLAGEVFAPWDPGYDAARAVFDARDGRRPAVIARCADAADVVRAVRFGRELDLRIAVRGGGHGAAGTAAADGALVVDLSRMRRVTVDPVAGAARVEGGATTGDLDRAALPYGLATTGARSRTTGVAGFVLGGGTGWLDRLFGPAVDNLLGVELVTADAERVRASADEHPELFWALHGGGGNFGVATALTLRLHELPRFSLALLRYPPGYGAEVVRAFREVFCTAPDELGGAVLYQAGPPAPAGGPRCAAVLTHAGGTDRLRDLAGPLRALPHAAGPAGDLPYTAAQRLLDTPPGLRHHRSARCLTGLPQEAVDAFGAGGEGLPAATCSRYLLFPQDGAVAAGPRGYPVAWRDAPWTAHPCALWADPADDERALRWVREACAALVPWSTGAVCLNLIGDEGPERVRAGLGAGNLLRLEKVKRRYDPDNVFRCNHNIRPV, from the coding sequence GTGGCTTTCCGTTCCACGGCGCACTCGGCACTCGCCGCCCTCCGCTCGGATCTGGCCGGCGAGGTGTTCGCCCCGTGGGACCCCGGCTACGACGCGGCCCGCGCGGTGTTCGACGCGCGGGACGGCCGGCGGCCGGCGGTGATCGCCCGGTGCGCGGACGCCGCCGACGTGGTGCGGGCCGTCCGCTTCGGCCGGGAGCTGGACCTGCGCATCGCGGTGCGCGGCGGCGGCCACGGCGCTGCCGGCACGGCGGCGGCCGACGGCGCGCTGGTGGTGGACCTGAGCCGGATGCGCCGGGTGACCGTCGACCCGGTGGCCGGGGCGGCCCGGGTCGAGGGCGGTGCCACGACGGGCGACCTGGACCGGGCGGCCCTGCCGTACGGACTGGCGACCACCGGCGCGCGCTCCCGCACCACCGGTGTGGCCGGCTTCGTCCTGGGCGGCGGCACCGGCTGGCTGGACCGGCTCTTCGGGCCGGCCGTCGACAACCTCCTCGGCGTGGAACTGGTGACCGCCGATGCCGAGCGGGTGCGCGCGAGCGCCGACGAGCACCCCGAGCTGTTCTGGGCGCTGCACGGCGGGGGCGGCAACTTCGGTGTCGCCACCGCGCTCACCCTGCGGCTGCACGAGCTGCCGCGGTTCTCCCTCGCCCTGCTGCGCTACCCGCCCGGGTACGGAGCGGAGGTGGTCCGCGCCTTCCGGGAGGTCTTTTGTACCGCGCCGGACGAGCTGGGCGGCGCGGTGCTGTACCAGGCCGGGCCGCCCGCACCGGCGGGCGGCCCGCGGTGCGCGGCCGTGCTGACCCACGCCGGCGGCACGGACCGGCTGCGCGACCTCGCCGGGCCGCTGCGCGCGCTGCCGCACGCGGCCGGGCCGGCCGGCGACCTGCCGTACACAGCGGCGCAGCGCCTGCTCGACACCCCGCCCGGGCTGCGCCACCACCGGTCGGCCCGGTGTCTGACCGGGCTGCCGCAGGAGGCGGTGGACGCCTTCGGCGCGGGCGGGGAGGGCCTGCCGGCGGCGACCTGCTCCCGGTATCTGCTGTTCCCGCAGGACGGGGCGGTCGCCGCCGGGCCGCGCGGCTACCCGGTGGCCTGGCGTGACGCCCCGTGGACCGCGCACCCGTGCGCACTCTGGGCGGACCCGGCGGACGACGAGCGGGCGCTTCGCTGGGTCCGGGAGGCGTGCGCCGCCTTGGTGCCGTGGAGCACCGGGGCCGTGTGCCTGAACCTGATCGGCGACGAAGGCCCGGAGCGGGTCCGGGCAGGGCTGGGCGCGGGGAACCTCCTGCGGCTGGAGAAGGTGAAGCGGCGCTACGACCCGGACAACGTCTTCCGCTGCAACCACAACATCCGGCCCGTGTGA
- a CDS encoding CTP synthase, which translates to MPPKSTTTKHIFVTGGVASSLGKGLTASSLGMLLKARGLRVVMQKLDPYLNVDPGTMNPFQHGEVFVTNDGAETDLDIGHYERFLDRDLDGSANVTTGQVYSTVIAKERRGEYLGDTVQVIPHITNEIKHRIRRMATDEVDVVITEVGGTVGDIESLPFLETVRQVRHEVGRDNVFVVHISLLPYIGPSGELKTKPTQHSVAALRNIGIQPDAIVLRCDREVPTAIKRKISLMCDVDEAAVVACPDARSIYDIPKVVHTEGLDAYVVRKLDLPFRDVDWTTWDDLLDRVHNPEHEVTLALVGKYIDLPDAYLSVTEALRAGGFANRARVKIKWVTSDDCKTPAGAKAQLAGVDGICIPGGFGDRGVLGKVGAIKYARENKIPLLGLCLGLQCIVIEAARNLAGVPDANSTEFDPATAHPVISTMAEQMDIVAGEGDMGGTMRLGMYPAKLAEGSIVREVYDGKEYVEERHRHRYEVNNAYRAELEKKAGIVFSGTSPDGKLVEYVEYPRDVHPYLVATQAHPELRSRPTRPHPLFAGLVKAAVERKNSK; encoded by the coding sequence ATGCCGCCCAAATCCACGACGACCAAGCACATCTTCGTCACCGGGGGTGTCGCCTCCTCGCTCGGCAAGGGTCTGACCGCCTCCAGCCTGGGCATGCTGCTCAAGGCCCGGGGCCTGCGTGTCGTGATGCAGAAGCTCGACCCGTACCTGAACGTCGACCCGGGCACGATGAACCCCTTCCAGCACGGTGAGGTGTTCGTCACCAACGACGGCGCCGAGACCGACCTGGACATCGGTCACTACGAGCGCTTCCTCGACCGCGACCTGGACGGCTCCGCCAACGTCACCACGGGCCAGGTGTACTCCACCGTGATCGCCAAGGAGCGGCGCGGCGAGTACCTGGGCGACACCGTGCAGGTCATCCCGCACATCACCAACGAGATCAAGCACCGCATCCGGCGCATGGCCACCGACGAGGTCGACGTGGTCATCACCGAGGTCGGCGGCACGGTCGGCGACATCGAGTCGCTGCCGTTCCTGGAGACCGTCCGCCAGGTCCGCCACGAGGTCGGCCGGGACAACGTCTTCGTGGTGCACATCTCGCTGCTGCCCTACATCGGCCCCTCCGGCGAGCTGAAGACCAAGCCCACCCAGCACTCGGTGGCCGCGCTGCGCAACATCGGCATCCAGCCCGACGCGATCGTGCTGCGCTGCGACCGGGAGGTCCCCACCGCGATCAAGCGGAAGATCTCCCTGATGTGCGACGTGGACGAGGCCGCCGTGGTCGCCTGCCCCGACGCCCGCTCGATCTACGACATCCCCAAGGTCGTGCACACCGAGGGCCTGGACGCCTACGTGGTGCGCAAGCTGGACCTGCCGTTCCGGGACGTGGACTGGACGACCTGGGACGACCTGCTCGACCGCGTCCACAACCCCGAGCACGAGGTCACTCTCGCCCTGGTCGGCAAGTACATCGACCTGCCCGACGCCTACCTGTCGGTCACCGAGGCGCTGCGCGCGGGCGGCTTCGCCAACCGCGCCCGGGTGAAGATCAAGTGGGTCACCTCCGACGACTGCAAGACCCCGGCCGGCGCCAAGGCGCAGCTCGCGGGCGTGGACGGCATCTGCATCCCCGGCGGCTTCGGCGACCGCGGCGTGCTGGGCAAGGTGGGCGCGATCAAGTACGCCCGCGAGAACAAGATCCCGCTGCTCGGCCTGTGCCTGGGCCTGCAGTGCATCGTGATCGAGGCCGCCCGCAACCTGGCCGGCGTCCCCGACGCCAACTCCACCGAGTTCGACCCGGCCACCGCCCACCCGGTGATCTCCACCATGGCCGAGCAGATGGACATCGTCGCCGGCGAGGGCGACATGGGCGGCACGATGCGGCTCGGCATGTACCCGGCCAAGCTCGCCGAGGGCTCCATCGTCCGCGAGGTCTACGACGGCAAGGAGTACGTCGAGGAGCGCCACCGCCACCGCTACGAGGTGAACAACGCCTACCGCGCGGAACTGGAGAAGAAGGCCGGCATCGTCTTCTCCGGCACCTCCCCCGACGGCAAGCTCGTGGAGTACGTGGAGTACCCGCGCGATGTCCACCCGTACCTGGTCGCCACCCAGGCCCACCCGGAGCTGCGCTCCCGGCCGACCCGCCCGCACCCGCTGTTCGCCGGTCTGGTGAAGGCGGCCGTCGAGCGGAAGAACTCCAAGTAA
- a CDS encoding APC family permease, translating into MTEKPTREVQRLKADSVGLVGVVFMAVATAAPITAMTGNLPIAVGFGNGTGAPAGYLFATLVLAVFSVGYVAMARRITAAGAFYGYISHGLGRIAGMASGMLAVLAYVVFEASIVGVFSYFARTTVRDQLGADLPWAAYAAAMLLVTAVLSYFDINLTAKALGVLLVAEIAVLFAVATAVLLRGGGPDGIPVAPVNPKNAFTGTSAGLGLFFAFWSWVGFESTAMYGEESRDPKRVIPRATLISVIGVGLFYIYVSWMTIAGNGLDGAVRVSAGASPLDLFFDPARGFIGAWAVDAFQWLLITGSFACGMAFHQCAARYLYAIGREGFLHPALGRTHPRHGSPYLASFAQSVIAVVIVGAFWATGQDPYIHLYTLLAILGTMAILIVQTLCSFAVIGYFRRNHPEDRHWFRTLTAPLLGGLGMAAVVVLLVVNMDTAAGTAAGSLFFEAIPWIVGVVFFGGLGLGLYLRARRPERYEVIGRIVLEDAAERTDDDVEQAPANA; encoded by the coding sequence ATGACAGAGAAACCCACGCGAGAGGTACAGCGCCTCAAGGCGGACTCCGTAGGACTGGTGGGCGTGGTGTTCATGGCGGTGGCCACCGCCGCGCCGATCACCGCGATGACCGGCAACCTGCCGATCGCCGTCGGCTTCGGCAACGGCACCGGAGCGCCGGCCGGCTATCTCTTCGCGACGCTGGTGCTGGCGGTCTTCTCCGTCGGCTACGTCGCCATGGCCCGCCGCATCACCGCGGCCGGCGCCTTCTACGGCTACATCTCGCACGGCCTGGGGCGCATCGCGGGCATGGCCTCCGGCATGCTCGCCGTGCTCGCCTACGTGGTCTTCGAGGCGTCCATCGTCGGCGTCTTCTCCTACTTCGCCCGGACCACCGTCCGCGACCAGCTCGGCGCCGACCTGCCGTGGGCCGCCTACGCGGCCGCGATGCTGCTGGTGACGGCCGTGCTGTCGTACTTCGACATCAACCTGACCGCCAAGGCGCTCGGCGTGCTGCTCGTCGCCGAGATCGCGGTGCTCTTCGCGGTCGCCACCGCCGTACTGCTGCGCGGCGGCGGTCCGGACGGCATCCCCGTCGCGCCGGTCAACCCCAAGAACGCCTTCACCGGCACCTCCGCGGGCCTCGGCCTGTTCTTCGCGTTCTGGTCGTGGGTCGGCTTCGAGTCGACGGCGATGTACGGCGAGGAGTCCCGCGACCCCAAGCGCGTCATCCCGCGCGCGACCCTGATCTCGGTCATCGGCGTCGGCCTGTTCTACATCTACGTCTCCTGGATGACCATCGCCGGCAACGGCCTCGACGGCGCGGTACGGGTCTCCGCCGGCGCGAGCCCCCTCGACCTGTTCTTCGACCCGGCGCGCGGCTTCATCGGCGCCTGGGCGGTGGACGCCTTCCAGTGGCTGCTGATCACCGGCTCGTTCGCCTGCGGCATGGCCTTCCACCAGTGCGCGGCCCGCTATCTGTACGCCATCGGCCGCGAGGGCTTCCTGCACCCCGCCCTCGGCCGCACCCACCCGCGCCACGGGTCGCCGTACCTCGCCTCCTTCGCCCAGTCCGTCATCGCCGTCGTCATCGTCGGCGCGTTCTGGGCGACCGGGCAGGACCCGTACATCCACCTGTACACGCTGCTGGCGATCCTCGGCACGATGGCGATCCTCATCGTGCAGACGCTCTGCTCCTTCGCCGTCATCGGCTATTTCCGCCGCAACCACCCCGAGGACCGGCACTGGTTCCGCACCCTGACCGCGCCGCTGCTCGGCGGCCTCGGCATGGCCGCCGTCGTGGTGCTGCTGGTGGTCAACATGGACACCGCGGCCGGTACGGCGGCCGGCTCGCTCTTCTTCGAGGCCATCCCGTGGATCGTCGGGGTGGTCTTCTTCGGCGGCCTCGGGCTCGGCCTGTACCTGCGGGCCCGCAGGCCGGAACGGTACGAGGTCATCGGCCGGATCGTCCTGGAGGACGCGGCCGAGCGCACGGACGACGACGTAGAGCAAGCCCCCGCCAACGCCTGA